The Methanolacinia paynteri genome includes a region encoding these proteins:
- a CDS encoding DUF2106 family protein: protein MTGIIRRISRTLQNHNNLVGVYAAVVIAVIVVGLLLQSPLTYDENQLYPKTIDNTSPLNPYDRGGAPFEKADVVSQYPENEPYLGFVTGYLTPVSLLISQLNMFMGTTIVSHPGGIIDEILYNTRGLDTIFETSILFVAFTIAMFLFNRRREE, encoded by the coding sequence ATGACCGGCATAATCAGGCGGATCTCGCGGACTCTCCAGAACCACAACAACCTTGTCGGTGTATATGCCGCAGTCGTGATCGCGGTAATCGTCGTCGGGCTGCTGCTCCAGTCGCCGCTGACATACGACGAAAACCAGCTCTACCCGAAGACCATCGACAACACGAGTCCGCTGAACCCCTACGACAGGGGGGGAGCACCGTTCGAGAAGGCCGACGTCGTATCCCAGTATCCTGAGAACGAACCGTATCTCGGGTTCGTAACCGGATATCTCACCCCGGTATCGCTCCTCATATCGCAGCTCAACATGTTCATGGGAACCACCATCGTGTCTCACCCCGGCGGGATCATCGACGAGATCCTCTACAATACGAGGGGCCTCGATACGATATTCGAGACCAGCATTCTCTTCGTCGCCTTCACGATAGCCATGTTCCTGTTCAACAGGAGGAGGGAGGAATAA
- a CDS encoding DUF2107 family protein gives MLGLGILFIGGLSTAFPNPKTYVNRIINIEVASFGLLLVMLVYDETIALLTFIAVTAITTFVLVRVIERREAA, from the coding sequence GTGCTCGGACTGGGAATTCTTTTCATCGGCGGACTATCGACCGCATTCCCGAACCCGAAGACATACGTCAACCGGATAATCAATATCGAGGTCGCCTCGTTCGGGCTCCTGCTCGTAATGCTCGTATACGACGAGACGATCGCACTCCTGACGTTCATCGCGGTAACAGCGATAACAACCTTCGTCCTTGTCCGGGTCATAGAAAGGAGGGAGGCCGCATGA
- a CDS encoding DUF2108 domain-containing protein codes for MIWYLQLIFGLMAIGGAAVAAIWKNPFDKLIAIGIIGAGIMPFLAEKGYLDVVILVSLIIPISTIILLRIVRGDES; via the coding sequence ATGATCTGGTATCTCCAGCTCATATTCGGGCTGATGGCGATCGGCGGTGCGGCTGTCGCGGCCATATGGAAGAACCCCTTCGACAAGCTGATCGCGATCGGCATAATCGGGGCCGGGATAATGCCGTTCCTCGCCGAGAAGGGATACCTCGACGTCGTCATACTCGTATCGCTGATAATCCCGATCTCGACCATAATCCTGCTCCGCATCGTAAGGGGGGATGAATCATAG
- a CDS encoding DUF2109 family protein produces MIAAAVTAVIAVYAVIRIIAEKETLRKFTYLNVMNFAIAATIPLLISDPLALIAAVAYFVGSTLESNAIASAYAVRRDGK; encoded by the coding sequence ATGATCGCCGCCGCGGTAACAGCAGTGATCGCAGTCTATGCAGTAATCAGGATAATAGCCGAGAAGGAGACGCTGCGAAAGTTCACCTATCTCAACGTCATGAACTTCGCAATCGCCGCGACAATCCCCCTGCTGATCTCCGATCCGCTTGCGTTGATCGCCGCAGTCGCGTACTTCGTCGGCTCCACGCTCGAATCGAACGCGATCGCAAGTGCATACGCGGTAAGGAGGGACGGGAAATGA